The Mytilus galloprovincialis chromosome 7, xbMytGall1.hap1.1, whole genome shotgun sequence genome has a window encoding:
- the LOC143083418 gene encoding toll-like receptor 4: protein MLVLLIVTIVTTVYGIISQRTEYQCSYWEDRHLNLHANCSKRNFTSIPVVLSSIVSLDLSGNQIKVVHNKTFLNLSNLWELNLSFNRIEWLEIGAFLGLESLEILILRKNSLDYNSRHFSKSVFQPLKFLTNLDISLQRGRSEEWNATWFSQYIISDLSNLQSIEIDISPDNVFREGFLSLSKLKKVKAGFCVMDANEKTFSNIPHVDQIDITDCVIKSYAVGTFSGRHIKYLNLSSTNPELTVWSNISQDFKHFTVDTLVLSDTIEALRKMWERLVFNALNKTGVQKLFLDHNEMQRLCLSCEVHDFDLPITLKYLDLSSNKLICFCLSMPHLSSLNLENNNLRDYLRLKTYYPSYPSNLTVINFAFNNLDYLNVSIFHGHQSLRVLNLSNNYFTDIDFDISHLTLLQVLDLSNNRIQKFSEKSMKKLDVLFGSSNVKLNLGENILQCSCDAISFIEWLLDKQDYFSAKNETKCKFANGTTIFLTDFRSTMLQLKENCASRLVLIICISISITSMLVIAIIGIVYRYRWRLRYAYYMIKSKYKLDNIAQTDEQEYTYDAFISYADNEQDFIVRECIPNLEEGGNAKLCIHKRDFLPGNEITYNITNSIHESRKVVCIITKSFLDSYYCMFEFNMARMESIYSRSKENILFLVFLDQFRSKDLPLIMLEHVQNDSYIEYPNDEQGNVVFWEKIKEILN from the coding sequence ATGCTTGTATTGCTCATCGTGACGATAGTCACAACAGTATATGGAATCATTTCTCAAAGAACAGAATATCAATGCAGTTATTGGGAAGATAGACATCTAAATCTACATGCAAATTGTTCTAAAAGAAACTTTACGTCAATTCCAGTTGTGCTATCAAGCATAGTTTCACTTGACTTAAGCGGTAATCAGATTAAAGTTGTACACAATAAGACATTCCTGAACTTGAGTAATCTTTGGGAGCTGAACTTGTCTTTTAATAGAATAGAATGGTTAGAAATTGGGGCATTTTTGGGGCTCGAAAGTttagaaatattaattttacGAAAGAACAGTCTTGATTACAATAGCCGACATTTTTCTAAATCTGTATTTCAACCTTTGAAGTTTTTAACAAATTTAGATATAAGCCTTCAAAGAGGCAGGTCTGAAGAGTGGAACGCCACCTGGTTTTCACAATATATAATATCTGACCTTTCAAATCTACAAAGTATTGAAATCGACATCTCTCCTGATAATGTGTTTCGTGAAGGATTTTTGtcattatcaaaattaaagaaagtCAAAGCcggattttgtgtcatggatgccAATGAGAAAACATTTTCCAACATACCTCACGTAGACCAAATAGATATAACTGACTGTGTTATAAAATCCTATGCAGTCGGAACATTTTCAGGGCGACATATAAAATATCTCAATCTTAGTTCAACTAATCCTGAGCTAACGGTTTGGTCAAATATTTCGCAAGATTTTAAACATTTCACCGTTGATACACTAGTATTATCAGACACTATCGAAGCTTTACGGAAAATGTGGGAACGCCTTGTTTTCAATGCTTTAAACAAAACGGGTGTACAGAAGTTATTTTTAGATCACAATGAAATGCAGAGATTATGTTTGAGTTGTGAAGTCCATGATTTTGACTTACCGATAACTTTAAAGTATTTGGACCTTTCATCAAACAAGTTAATCTGTTTCTGTTTATCAATGCCCCATTTATCGAGTCTGAATTTAGAAAATAACAATCTCCGAGATTATTTAAGATTGAAAACATATTATCCTTCCTATCCATCAAACTTAACGGTAATAAATTTCGCctttaacaaccttgactattTGAATGTTTCCATTTTCCATGGACATCAAAGTTTACGTGTTTTAAATCTAAGCAACAATTATTTTACCGATATCGATTTTGACATTTCGCATTTAACGTTACTTCAAGTTCTTGATTTATCGAATAATCGAATACAAAAGTTTAGCGAAAAGTCTATGAAGAAATTAGACGTCCTGTTTGGTTCGTCGAATGTAAAATTAAACCTTGGAGAAAATATCTTACAATGCAGCTGTGATGCTATTTCATTCATTGAATGGTTACTTGACAAACAGGACTATTTTTCCGCAAAAAATGAGACGAAATGTAAATTCGCAAATGGAACAACTATTTTTTTGACAGACTTTAGAAGTACAATGTTGCAACTGAAAGAGAATTGTGCATCACGCCTCGTTCTGATAATTTGCATTTCTATATCGATTACGTCAATGTTAGTTATCGCGATAATTGgaattgtatatagatatagatgGAGATTGCGATATGCATACTACATGATAAAGAGTAAATATAAACTAGACAATATCGCCCAAACTGATGAACAGGAATACACATACGATGCTTTCATATCCTATGCCGACAATGAACAAGATTTTATTGTAAGAGAGTGTATACCGAATCTAGAAGAAGGAGGCAATGCAAAACTATGCATCCATAAACGTGATTTTTTGCCCGGAAACGAGATTACGTATAATATAACTAATTCTATACACGAAAGTAGAAAGGTAGTGTGTATCATAACAAAGTCTTTTCTGGATTCATACTATTGCATGTTTGAATTTAACATGGCGAGAATGGAAAGTATTTATTCCAGAAGTAAAGAAAACATATTGTTTTTAGTATTCTTAGACCAATTTCGATCAAAAGATCTTCCTCTTATTATgcttgaacatgttcaaaacgaTTCCTATATCGAATACCCAAATGATGAACAGGGAAATGTTGTATTctgggagaaaataaaagaaattttgaattAA